Proteins from a genomic interval of Oncorhynchus clarkii lewisi isolate Uvic-CL-2024 chromosome 13, UVic_Ocla_1.0, whole genome shotgun sequence:
- the LOC139423900 gene encoding interferon alpha-7-like, producing MAIQTITWMSAFLCLAQVFSMPMPCQLQGQLVRTTHNLLRDMGGHFPLECLQENVFMAFPATSFATSGAPQLSSSAAKAIYETLKNIDTLFGTDELPTMWDQQKLEYFQNIIYRQIEESECMSSVDTSDYPIRAEGLKTYFGNIAAVLKEKNFSYCAWEVVRKELLYTLEFILKHNSDSLLWSNRT from the exons ATGGCAATTCAGACTATCACTTGGATGAGCGCCTTCCTCTGCCTCGCGCAGGTTTTCTCGATGCCCATGCCTTGCCAGCTACAAGGACAGCTGGTGCGAACAACCCACAACCTACTGAGAGACATG GGCGGTCATTTTCCTCTGGAGTGCCTGCAGGAGAATGTCTTCATGGCATTCCCAGCCACCTCATTTGCAACCTCCGGGGCGCCACAG TTGAGCAGCAGTGCTGCTAAGGCTATTTATGAGACATTGAAGAACATCGACACATTGTTCGGAACTGACGAACTGCCGACAATGTGGGACCAACAGAAGTTGGAGTATTTTCAGAACATTATCTACCGTCAGATTGAAGAGAGCGAGTGT ATGAGCAGTGTGGATACAAGTGATTATCCCATCAGGGCAGAGGGCCTGAAGACATACTTTGGGAACATTGCAGCAGTTTTAAAAGAAAAG AATTTCAGTTACTGCGCCTGGGAAGTGGTTCGAAAAGAACTCCTGTACACCCTAGAATTCATTCTGAAACACAACTCTGACAGCCTTCTGTGGTCCAACAGAACATGA